The sequence below is a genomic window from Gemmatimonadales bacterium.
TCGTGCCACGTCTGGTAGGACGCCTGCTGCTGGGGGCGGTCGGACGGTACCTGGCGGAGCGGATCAGCCGGCCGAAGCGAGTCGTGCAGCCGCCGCGGCAAGGCCTGGTAGAGGCGGGTGCCCTCGGTCTTCCACTGGAGCATGGCGTCCGAGACCTGCTTCACTACTCGCGCCGGATTGCCGGCGACCACCGTGCGTGGCGGGATGATCATGTCGGCCGGAACGAAGCACAAGGCGCCGACGATCGATTCCGCGCCCACCACCGCCCGATCCATCACCACCGCGTTCATCCCGACCAACGCGTTACGGCCGATCCGGGCCCCGTGGACCACGGCACCGTGGCCGATGTGCGCGCTCGCCTCAAGCACGACGGTCACGCCGGGAAACATGTGAATCGTGGAGTTCTCCTGGACGTTGCAGCCGTCCTCGATGATCACGCCACCCCAGTCGCCGCGAATCGCCGCGCCCGGTCCGACGTACACGTCCCGCCCGATCACGACGTTGCCGGTCAGCGTCGCATTGGGATGAATGAAGGCCGACTCATGGACGACGGGGATGAAACCTTCGAAGGCGAAGACGTTGGGCACGAGCCCTATACCCGAGCGATGATCGTCGCCATGCCCTGGCCCACTCCGACGCACATCGTGCAGAGCGCGTACTGCTTGCCGGTCTGCTTGAGCTCGTGGGCCGCCGTGAGCAGCAGCCGCGCGCCCGACATGCCGAGCGGGTGCCCCAGCGCGATGGCGCCGCCGTTGGGGTTGAGTCGGGGATCCCGATCGTCGAGGCCGAGCTGCCGGACGCAGGCGAGGACCTGGGCCGCGAAGGCCTCGTTGAGCTCGATGACGTCCAGGTCAGGGAGGCTGAGCTTGGTCTTGGCCAGGATCCTGCGCGTCGCGGGAACCGGCCCGAGGCCCATGGTCCGGGGCTCGACGCCCGCGACCGCGGTGGCGACGATGCGCGCCAGCGGTGTGAAGCCGAATTCCTCCACCGCGCGCTCCGAGGCCAGCAGCAAGGCGCACGCGCCATCGTTGATGCCGGACGAGTTGCCTGCGGTGACGCTCCCCTTGCCGTCGGTCCGGAACGCGGGTTTGAGCTTGCCGAGCCCCTCGAGGGTCGAGTCGGGGCGGGGGAACTCGTCCTGCGCGAAGAGGCGGCCCGGCTCGCCCCGGGACGCACCCGGCACCGTGACGGGGACGATCTCGGACTGGAATCGGCAGCGCTGCTGGCTGGCGGCGGTCTTCTGTTGCGACCAGAGGGCGAACTTGTCCTGGTCCGCCCGGCTGATCCCGCTCTCCGTCGCCACATTCTCCGCGGTCTGGCCCATGGAGTCCACGCCGTAGAGATCGCGCATCCTGGGGTTGACGAAGCGCCAGCCCAGGCTGGTGTCGAACAGCTCCGCGTTCCGGGCGAACGCCTGACTCGACTTGGAGAGCACGTAGGGCGCGCGGGTCATCTGCTCGACGCCGCCGGCGATGTAGAGGTCGCCGTCGCCCTCCCGCACGGCCCGGCTCGCGTTCGCCACCGCGCTCATGCCGCTGGCGCACAGCCGATTGACCGTCTCGCCGGGTACCGAGACCGGCAGCCCGGCGAGGAGCAGCGCCATGCGGGCGACGTTGCGATTGTCCTCGCCCGCCTGGTTGGCGCACCCGAGCATCACATCGCCGATCCGCTCCCGATCCAGGTTCGGGTGGCGATCGAGCAGCTTGGTGATGACGTGCGCCGCAAGATCATCGGCCCGCACGTGGGCCAGGCTCCCGCCAAAGCTTCCGATCGGCGTACGCACGCCGTCGACCAGAAATACCGGCTTCATGGGCAGTCGTGTTGAGTGGTCATCCGACCCGAATTATAGACCCATGAGCGGCATTGAACCACAGAGTCACAGACGACCGTAACACCCTCGGAGGAACCCGCCGCGAAATGCCCGAACCGGTGCACCGGGATACCCGAACCGCATTGGCGCCGTGGTCTATGGTCGCAGTTCCGATGTATTATCCACCCTCGCCAACGCGTCGAGAGGACCATCGATGGCCCATCGGTTCATTCTGTTCGAGGTCGATCATGGCGTCGCGCGCATCACCCTGAACCGACCCGACGTCCTCAACAGCATTCACACCGCCATGTCGGGCGAGATCCAGGACGTCCTGGCGCAGGCCGCGCGGGAGCGCGAGATCCGCGCGGTGCTCCTTACCGGCAAGGGACGCGGCTTCTGCGCCGGCCAGGACCTGGACGAGGTTCGCCCCGGTGCGGCGGTGGATGACTTCGCCGCCCACGCGCGGAAGGTCTACACGCCGTTGGTCCGTGGCCTCCGGACGCTGGAGAAGCCCGTTATCTGCGCCGTCAACGGGGTCGCCGCCGGAGCGGGGGCGAATCTGGCCCTCGCGTGCGACCTGGTCCTGGCCGCGGAGGAAGCCTCCTTCGTGCAGGCGTTCGCGAAGATCGGCCTGGTACTGGACACCGGCGGGAGCTTCCTCCTGCCCCGGCTGGTCGGGCTGGCCCGGGCGACGGCGCTCGCGATGCTGGCCGAGAAGATCACGGCGGCGCAGGCGGTGGAAATGGGGTTGATCTACCGGGCGTACCCGGCCGCGTCGCTCGACGACGAGGCGTCGAAGCTCGCCCTCCACCTCGCCACCCAACCGACGCTCGGCCTCGGCCTCACGAAGCGGCTGCTGAACGCGTCCTTGGTCAACGACCTGGAAGCGCAGCTCGAGCTCGAAGCCGAGTGCCAGGGCGCCGCCGGACGCAGCGCGGACTACGCCGAGGGAGTGGCGGCGTTCCTGGCGAAGCGGAAGCCGGTCTTCACCGGACAGTGACCCTGCGAGCCACCGATCCAACGGCCGTGTGCGTGGGTGTCCTCGGGGCGGGCCCCATGGGCGGCGGCATCGCACAGGTCGCCGCCGTCGCGGGACACCCGGTCGTCCTGCAGGACCTCGACGAGGGGGCCATCGTTCGGGCCCGCGCCGGGATCGAAAAGGCGCTGGCTCGGGAGACCGAGAAGGGCCGCTTGACTCAGTCGGCCGCCGAGGCGGCGCGGGGACGTGTCCGGTACGTGGTGGGCGGCGATATGAGCGGTTTCACGTCCTGTCACCTCGTCATCGAGGCGATCGTCGAGCGGCTGGGGCCCAAGCGCGAGAGCTTCGCCGCGCTCGAACAGGCGGTCCCGCCGGAGGCGATGCTCGCGACCAACACCTCGGCCCTGTCGATCACCACCATCGCCGCCGCCTGCCGACGGCCCGAGCGGGTGGTCGGCCTTCATTTCTTCAATCCCGCGCCGATCATGCCGCTGGTGGAGGTGGTGCGCGGGCAGGCGACGCCGGGGGCGCTGGTCGATGCTGCCTGCGCCCTGATCCAGCGCTGGGGCAAGACCACCGTGGTCGCCTCCGATACCCCCGGCTTCATCGTGAACCGGATCGCCCGACCCTACTATGGCGAGGCGCTCCGGATCCTGGAGGAAGGCATCGCCGATTGCGCCACCATCGACTGGGCGATGCGGACGCTCGGCGGGTTCAGGATGGGGCCCTTCGAGCTGATGGACCTGATCGGCAACGACGTCAACTTCGCGGTGACGTCAGCGGTCTACGAGGGGTTCTTCTTCGATCCGCGCTACAAGCCCTCGCTCACTCAGCGCCGCCTGGTCGATGCCAACCTGCTGGGACGCAAGACCGGCCGGGGCTACTACGATTATCGCAACGGTGCGGTCCCACCGGCACCGAGGGAGGACGAGGCCCTGGGGCGATCGATCCTGGACCGGATCCTGGCGATGCTGATCAACGAGGCGGTCGACGCCGTCTTCTGGGGCGTGGCCACGCCGGCGGACATCGACGTCGCGATGGTGAAGGGGGTCAACTACCCGAAAGGGCTCATCGCGTGGGCGGAGGAGCTGGGGTTTGGGGTCGCGCTCGAGCGGCTGGAGCGCCTCCAGGCGGAGTACGCTGAGGATCGCTACCGGCCGAGCCCGCTGCTCCGGCGCCTGGCCGCATCCGGTGGAACGCTCCGCGGGTGAGCGCCCTGCCGGCCGACCCGGAGCGGCGCGCGACTGCGGTCGTGAGCCACATGCTGGCGCACGACGAATTCAGTCGGTGGTTGGGCGTCGAGCTCATCGAGGTGGAGCCGACCCGGGTGACGATTCGCATGGTGGTACGGGAGGACATGACTAACGGGTTCGGAGTATGCCACGGCGGGGTCACCTTTGCCTTCGCAGATAGCGCCTTCGCCTTTGCCAGCAATACTGGAGGCCAGGTGAGCGTCAGCATCGAGAACAGCATGACCTACCCCTCGGCCGTCCGGGTGGGGGACGTGCTCGTGGCCGAGGCGGAGCAGGAGGCCAGCAGCCGGCGCCTGGGGTTTTACCGGGTGCGCGTCACCAGGAACGACGGCCTCGTGGTCGCCCTCTTTCGAGGCACGGTCTACCAGACGGACCAGCTGCACGACGTGGGGCACGATGGGAGTGAGTGAAGCCCGCGCGCCCGGAGCCCTGGGAGTCGCCTCCGAGCTCGACTGGAAGCGGGTGCTCTACCTGTGTCTCGCGTCCCGGGCGATGGACGACATCGAGGAGACCCGCCTGGTCCCCGAGCAGAAGGTGCTCTACCAGTTCTCGGCTCGCGGGCACGAGATGGCGCAGATCATCCTGGGAAACCTGCTGGACCACCCACACGATGCCGTGGGCGCCTACTACCGGTCGCGACCGATCCTAGTGACCCTCGGCCTGTCCCTCGAGGATGCCCTGGCATCTCCCATGGGAAAGTCGGGCGGCTTCAGCAACGGCCGGGACATCGGTGTGGTGTGCAACCTGCCGAAGTCGGAGGGTCCCATCGTGCTCCCGATGTCGGGGGACGTCGGCTCCCAGTACACCCCGACTGCAGGATGGGCGCAGGGTCTGGTCTACCATCGGGAGGTCCTGGGCGACCGCAGCTACGACAACTCCATCGCCGCGGTGCTGGGTGGAGAGGCCTCGGTTGCAACCAACGGCTTCTGGTCGGCGCTGACCATCGCTACCACACTCTCGCTGCCGCTCCTCTTCTATATAGAGGACAACGGCTACGGGATCTCCGTCCCGTCCAGCTTCCAGACGCCAGGAGGCAACGTCGCGGCCAACCTGGCGTCATTTCGCAATCTCCTGGTGCGCAATGGCGATGGCACCGAGCCCGCGGAGGCCGCCGCTCTGCTTCAGGAAACCGTAGCCCACGTTCGATCCGGGAATGGGCCAGCGTTGCTCCGGCTCACCGTGCCTCGGTTGAGCGGGCATTCGGCCCAGGACACCCAAGCCTACAAGAGCCAGGAGCGGCTAGCGGTAGAGCAGGCAAACGATCCCCTGCCCAAACTCTATCGTTTCCTCAAAGCCGGGGTGCTGTCGGAGCCGGAGATCGCGGAGATCGAGGCTCGCGTCAAA
It includes:
- a CDS encoding enoyl-CoA hydratase-related protein is translated as MAHRFILFEVDHGVARITLNRPDVLNSIHTAMSGEIQDVLAQAAREREIRAVLLTGKGRGFCAGQDLDEVRPGAAVDDFAAHARKVYTPLVRGLRTLEKPVICAVNGVAAGAGANLALACDLVLAAEEASFVQAFAKIGLVLDTGGSFLLPRLVGLARATALAMLAEKITAAQAVEMGLIYRAYPAASLDDEASKLALHLATQPTLGLGLTKRLLNASLVNDLEAQLELEAECQGAAGRSADYAEGVAAFLAKRKPVFTGQ
- a CDS encoding transferase hexapeptide repeat family protein, which translates into the protein MPNVFAFEGFIPVVHESAFIHPNATLTGNVVIGRDVYVGPGAAIRGDWGGVIIEDGCNVQENSTIHMFPGVTVVLEASAHIGHGAVVHGARIGRNALVGMNAVVMDRAVVGAESIVGALCFVPADMIIPPRTVVAGNPARVVKQVSDAMLQWKTEGTRLYQALPRRLHDSLRPADPLRQVPSDRPQQQASYQTWHETRQAAPADGE
- a CDS encoding 3-hydroxyacyl-CoA dehydrogenase NAD-binding domain-containing protein, with product MGVLGAGPMGGGIAQVAAVAGHPVVLQDLDEGAIVRARAGIEKALARETEKGRLTQSAAEAARGRVRYVVGGDMSGFTSCHLVIEAIVERLGPKRESFAALEQAVPPEAMLATNTSALSITTIAAACRRPERVVGLHFFNPAPIMPLVEVVRGQATPGALVDAACALIQRWGKTTVVASDTPGFIVNRIARPYYGEALRILEEGIADCATIDWAMRTLGGFRMGPFELMDLIGNDVNFAVTSAVYEGFFFDPRYKPSLTQRRLVDANLLGRKTGRGYYDYRNGAVPPAPREDEALGRSILDRILAMLINEAVDAVFWGVATPADIDVAMVKGVNYPKGLIAWAEELGFGVALERLERLQAEYAEDRYRPSPLLRRLAASGGTLRG
- the paaI gene encoding hydroxyphenylacetyl-CoA thioesterase PaaI, with amino-acid sequence MSALPADPERRATAVVSHMLAHDEFSRWLGVELIEVEPTRVTIRMVVREDMTNGFGVCHGGVTFAFADSAFAFASNTGGQVSVSIENSMTYPSAVRVGDVLVAEAEQEASSRRLGFYRVRVTRNDGLVVALFRGTVYQTDQLHDVGHDGSE
- the pcaF gene encoding 3-oxoadipyl-CoA thiolase, yielding MKPVFLVDGVRTPIGSFGGSLAHVRADDLAAHVITKLLDRHPNLDRERIGDVMLGCANQAGEDNRNVARMALLLAGLPVSVPGETVNRLCASGMSAVANASRAVREGDGDLYIAGGVEQMTRAPYVLSKSSQAFARNAELFDTSLGWRFVNPRMRDLYGVDSMGQTAENVATESGISRADQDKFALWSQQKTAASQQRCRFQSEIVPVTVPGASRGEPGRLFAQDEFPRPDSTLEGLGKLKPAFRTDGKGSVTAGNSSGINDGACALLLASERAVEEFGFTPLARIVATAVAGVEPRTMGLGPVPATRRILAKTKLSLPDLDVIELNEAFAAQVLACVRQLGLDDRDPRLNPNGGAIALGHPLGMSGARLLLTAAHELKQTGKQYALCTMCVGVGQGMATIIARV